The Euwallacea similis isolate ESF13 chromosome 7, ESF131.1, whole genome shotgun sequence genome has a window encoding:
- the centrocortin gene encoding myosin heavy chain, clone 203 isoform X2 gives MISKGIECSKVRRKMLHYSSYCTFYIEHDLHLAAELGKTLLERNRELETLLKEKHTTIEDQKLEIEYLTKQTVALKEVNDSRLRIYEQLEVSIQDLERTNHRLQLENSSQRKHVKTLKATIEQLEAKNEELQGIVDDLRLQIDILKKKIGRNSEIGLNKSATQNEIPALRHVQRRENDELYAATSPQSPLQPIKTSSPTSHRKKRLESPFLESESNSECCIDEPDEENSMEKIAQLLAQVRETRAQCSKRERVIAELEDQLATLEQQNQALENQVFQLSHRGDDLNMKSINEELITMDEVRETRAQCNKQERIIAELEDQLATLQQQNQNLENQMYQRSHKGDDLNMKSINEELNTLDEVRQGQVCSKCLRTAGETSELSLLEETDQSMLEALNNMRVYRSSFHINIQDQGENQSSPIARREGENPYQILVEKFEALEKAHQGSRAKSTKSDQCSSQEEMQMSGEFALSTKDTDEESDHGGSLRGKQHKQARKAFSTPTDFSEAETSSSGFADETSNKSTQTEERGKYLCTISDGENCKFSIYDDACPLDTRFRDRPDYRDLFKDIFKVLKKAAENKAEGEELPLLDDSTKAISTEPAVAPLSQQLLELIDEDSQSIMSSTMSELSIQNETTTIVENIVQSQNQQILEVEPSTADGSKPECVLTPLVRQPLEYLSMEVRKRSSSKRKNKYSERSDSPVTHIIGSPKITYASRPNSGRKKKESRNNPCGIENVWNGNTLQFWSSNDRNLSSPTPSQGSGKSCFEFKPSSASQDLHKLKKLDMTYAEVLRKSDSKKQELYKHRRGK, from the exons ATCTACACCTAGCTGCGGAATTGGGAAAGACTCTGTTAGAACGAAATCGAGAACTCGAAACTCTGCTGAAAGAAAAGCACACTACCATCGAGGATCAGAAACTAGAAATTGAA TATCTTACAAAACAAACAGTTGCTCTCAAAGAAGTGAACGACTCCCGGCTGCGCATATACGAACAATTAGAAGTTAGTATTCAAGACCTTGAGAGAACGAACCATCGACTGCAACTTGAGAACAGCTCGCAAAGGAAACACGTGAAAACCCTCAAAGCAACCATCGAGCAACTCGAAGCGAAAAATGAGGAACTTCAAGGGATTGTCGATGATCTTag ATTACAAATTGACatacttaagaaaaaaattggacgAAATAGTGAAATAGGATTAAACAAAAGTGCCACTCAAAATGAAATACCTGCGCTGCGCCATGTACAACGAAGAGAAAACGATGAGTTATATGCAGCAACTTCACCTCAGAGCCCTCTCCAACCAATCAAG ACTTCATCTCCTACATCACATCGTAAAAAACGACTTGAATCGCCATTCCTTGAAAGTGAATCAAATTCAGAATGTTGCATTGACGAACCAGATGAGGAGAATAGCATGGAAAAAATCGCCCAGTTATTGGCACAAGTCAG GGAAACCAGAGCACAGTGCAGTAAGCGAGAACGAGTAATTGCCGAACTAGAAGACCAACTTGCAACGCTAGAGCAACAGAATCAAGCACTAGAAAATCAAGTGTTCCAGCTAAGCCATAGAGGGGATGATCTAAACATGAAGAGCATCAACGAGGAGCTGATCACCATGGATGAAGTTAG GGAAACCAGGGCACAATGCAACAAACAAGAACGGATAATTGCAGAATTAGAAGATCAACTTGCAACTTTGCAGCAGCAGAATCAAAATCTAGAAAATCAAATGTATCAGCGTAGCCATAAAGGGGATGACCTTAACATGAAGAGCATCAATGAAGAATTGAATACTTTAGACGAAGTTAG aCAAGGCCAAGTATGCAGTAAGTGTCTACGAACAGCAGGCGAAACTTCCGAACTGAGTCTCCTCGAAGAGACGGACCAGAGCATGTTGGAAGCATTGAACAACATGCGCGTGTATCGTTCCTCCTTCCACATAAACATTCAG GATCAAGGCGAAAACCAATCATCCCCCATAGCAAGACGAGAAGGTGAAAATCCCTATCAAATCTTAGTTGAAAAATTCGAAGCTCTTGAAAAAGCACATCAAGGAAGTAGggcaaaatcaacaaaatcggATCAATGTTCATCTCAAGAAGAAATGCAAATGTCCGGGGAATTTGCTCTTAGCACTAAAGACACCGATGAAGAAAGCGATCACGGCGGTAGTTTAAGGGGCAAGCAACATAAGCAAGCGAGGAAAGCATTTTCCACACCCACGGACTTTTCAGAGGCTGAAACCAGCTCGTCTGGGTTTGCTGATGAAACCAGCAATAAAAGCACGCAAACAGAAGAACGAGGAAAGTATCTGTGCACGATCAGTGACGGTGAAAACTGTAAGTTTAGCATTTATGATGATGCCTGTCCTTTAGACACGAGATTCAGAGATAGGCCAGATTATAGAGATTTGttcaaagacatttttaaagtcttGAAAAAGGCTGCTGAAAACAAAGCTGAAGGCGAAGAACTTCCTTTATTGGATGACAGTACTAAAGCCATAAGTACAGAGCCAGCGGTCGCTCCTTTGAGCCAGCAGCTGTTGGAGTTGATCGATGAGGATTCACAGAGCATTATGTCTTCGACAATGTCGGAACTGTCCATTCAAAACGAGACAACTACTATTGTTGAAAACATAGTGCAGTCACAAAATCAGCAGATTCTTGAGGTAGAACCTTCCACAGCTGATGGAAGCAAGCCAGAATGCGTGCTTACGCCGTTGGTACGTCAACCTCTGGAATATTTGTCCATGGAAGTCCGGAAACGCTCTTCTTCAAAacgcaaaaataaatactctGAAAGGTCAGACTCTCCAGTGACTCACATAATAGGCAGCCCCAAGATTACCTATGCGAGTAGACCCAATTCCGGAAGGAAGAAGAAAGAATCTAGAAATAATCCGTGTGGAATTGAGAACGTCTGGAACGGCAATACTTTGCAATTTTGGTCGAGCAATGACAGAAACCTTTCTTCACCTACACCCAGTCAAGGCAGTGGAAAAAGctgttttgaatttaaacCCAGCTCTGCTTCGCAAGATTTGCacaaattaaagaagttgGACATGACTTATGCTGAGGTTCTAAGGAAATCGGATTCGAAGAAACAGGAGTTGTATAAACACCGCAGGggcaaataa
- the centrocortin gene encoding myosin heavy chain, clone 203 isoform X1, which translates to MGDNADFPSTTDSCVNSLDFWDYTIELECLQQTSDLHLAAELGKTLLERNRELETLLKEKHTTIEDQKLEIEYLTKQTVALKEVNDSRLRIYEQLEVSIQDLERTNHRLQLENSSQRKHVKTLKATIEQLEAKNEELQGIVDDLRLQIDILKKKIGRNSEIGLNKSATQNEIPALRHVQRRENDELYAATSPQSPLQPIKTSSPTSHRKKRLESPFLESESNSECCIDEPDEENSMEKIAQLLAQVRETRAQCSKRERVIAELEDQLATLEQQNQALENQVFQLSHRGDDLNMKSINEELITMDEVRETRAQCNKQERIIAELEDQLATLQQQNQNLENQMYQRSHKGDDLNMKSINEELNTLDEVRQGQVCSKCLRTAGETSELSLLEETDQSMLEALNNMRVYRSSFHINIQDQGENQSSPIARREGENPYQILVEKFEALEKAHQGSRAKSTKSDQCSSQEEMQMSGEFALSTKDTDEESDHGGSLRGKQHKQARKAFSTPTDFSEAETSSSGFADETSNKSTQTEERGKYLCTISDGENCKFSIYDDACPLDTRFRDRPDYRDLFKDIFKVLKKAAENKAEGEELPLLDDSTKAISTEPAVAPLSQQLLELIDEDSQSIMSSTMSELSIQNETTTIVENIVQSQNQQILEVEPSTADGSKPECVLTPLVRQPLEYLSMEVRKRSSSKRKNKYSERSDSPVTHIIGSPKITYASRPNSGRKKKESRNNPCGIENVWNGNTLQFWSSNDRNLSSPTPSQGSGKSCFEFKPSSASQDLHKLKKLDMTYAEVLRKSDSKKQELYKHRRGK; encoded by the exons ATCTACACCTAGCTGCGGAATTGGGAAAGACTCTGTTAGAACGAAATCGAGAACTCGAAACTCTGCTGAAAGAAAAGCACACTACCATCGAGGATCAGAAACTAGAAATTGAA TATCTTACAAAACAAACAGTTGCTCTCAAAGAAGTGAACGACTCCCGGCTGCGCATATACGAACAATTAGAAGTTAGTATTCAAGACCTTGAGAGAACGAACCATCGACTGCAACTTGAGAACAGCTCGCAAAGGAAACACGTGAAAACCCTCAAAGCAACCATCGAGCAACTCGAAGCGAAAAATGAGGAACTTCAAGGGATTGTCGATGATCTTag ATTACAAATTGACatacttaagaaaaaaattggacgAAATAGTGAAATAGGATTAAACAAAAGTGCCACTCAAAATGAAATACCTGCGCTGCGCCATGTACAACGAAGAGAAAACGATGAGTTATATGCAGCAACTTCACCTCAGAGCCCTCTCCAACCAATCAAG ACTTCATCTCCTACATCACATCGTAAAAAACGACTTGAATCGCCATTCCTTGAAAGTGAATCAAATTCAGAATGTTGCATTGACGAACCAGATGAGGAGAATAGCATGGAAAAAATCGCCCAGTTATTGGCACAAGTCAG GGAAACCAGAGCACAGTGCAGTAAGCGAGAACGAGTAATTGCCGAACTAGAAGACCAACTTGCAACGCTAGAGCAACAGAATCAAGCACTAGAAAATCAAGTGTTCCAGCTAAGCCATAGAGGGGATGATCTAAACATGAAGAGCATCAACGAGGAGCTGATCACCATGGATGAAGTTAG GGAAACCAGGGCACAATGCAACAAACAAGAACGGATAATTGCAGAATTAGAAGATCAACTTGCAACTTTGCAGCAGCAGAATCAAAATCTAGAAAATCAAATGTATCAGCGTAGCCATAAAGGGGATGACCTTAACATGAAGAGCATCAATGAAGAATTGAATACTTTAGACGAAGTTAG aCAAGGCCAAGTATGCAGTAAGTGTCTACGAACAGCAGGCGAAACTTCCGAACTGAGTCTCCTCGAAGAGACGGACCAGAGCATGTTGGAAGCATTGAACAACATGCGCGTGTATCGTTCCTCCTTCCACATAAACATTCAG GATCAAGGCGAAAACCAATCATCCCCCATAGCAAGACGAGAAGGTGAAAATCCCTATCAAATCTTAGTTGAAAAATTCGAAGCTCTTGAAAAAGCACATCAAGGAAGTAGggcaaaatcaacaaaatcggATCAATGTTCATCTCAAGAAGAAATGCAAATGTCCGGGGAATTTGCTCTTAGCACTAAAGACACCGATGAAGAAAGCGATCACGGCGGTAGTTTAAGGGGCAAGCAACATAAGCAAGCGAGGAAAGCATTTTCCACACCCACGGACTTTTCAGAGGCTGAAACCAGCTCGTCTGGGTTTGCTGATGAAACCAGCAATAAAAGCACGCAAACAGAAGAACGAGGAAAGTATCTGTGCACGATCAGTGACGGTGAAAACTGTAAGTTTAGCATTTATGATGATGCCTGTCCTTTAGACACGAGATTCAGAGATAGGCCAGATTATAGAGATTTGttcaaagacatttttaaagtcttGAAAAAGGCTGCTGAAAACAAAGCTGAAGGCGAAGAACTTCCTTTATTGGATGACAGTACTAAAGCCATAAGTACAGAGCCAGCGGTCGCTCCTTTGAGCCAGCAGCTGTTGGAGTTGATCGATGAGGATTCACAGAGCATTATGTCTTCGACAATGTCGGAACTGTCCATTCAAAACGAGACAACTACTATTGTTGAAAACATAGTGCAGTCACAAAATCAGCAGATTCTTGAGGTAGAACCTTCCACAGCTGATGGAAGCAAGCCAGAATGCGTGCTTACGCCGTTGGTACGTCAACCTCTGGAATATTTGTCCATGGAAGTCCGGAAACGCTCTTCTTCAAAacgcaaaaataaatactctGAAAGGTCAGACTCTCCAGTGACTCACATAATAGGCAGCCCCAAGATTACCTATGCGAGTAGACCCAATTCCGGAAGGAAGAAGAAAGAATCTAGAAATAATCCGTGTGGAATTGAGAACGTCTGGAACGGCAATACTTTGCAATTTTGGTCGAGCAATGACAGAAACCTTTCTTCACCTACACCCAGTCAAGGCAGTGGAAAAAGctgttttgaatttaaacCCAGCTCTGCTTCGCAAGATTTGCacaaattaaagaagttgGACATGACTTATGCTGAGGTTCTAAGGAAATCGGATTCGAAGAAACAGGAGTTGTATAAACACCGCAGGggcaaataa